One Methylocaldum marinum DNA window includes the following coding sequences:
- a CDS encoding RimK family protein produces MSVHIVVVESLKDWQPDFPCVPVVAASDYLSKAEYLKTKDVRVINLCRSYRYLSTGYFCSLLAEPRSHRVIPTVRTLTSLSSKAIYSLNVEDLNGTIQKRFKKRESRIDQTFELPIFFGRCEDPDLQDLSRQIFDLFQCPLLRVEFRYQGKWHVDTVKPMHLASAMSEPNRRLFIEALNSYLVKPWRTPRARSRSRYDLAILRNSAETMPPSNAGALQKFIKAGKKLGVDVELIEKKDYGRLAEYDALFIRETTNIDHYTYRFARKAQIEGIVVIDDPDSILKCANKVYLAELMDAHRISTPKSRILQKGHAESMNGDIGFPVVLKIPDGSFSRGVFKADNEAEFRNLTGKLFKESDLILAQEFLYTPFDWRIGILNGQALFACQYFMSRAHWQVVRHRSSGKAVEGNFRTLPLEETPKSVVDTALAIAKLIGDGLYGVDLKQTEDGVYVIEINDNPNIDAGIEDRILGDLLYQSIMAEFVRRLDSQRNHR; encoded by the coding sequence ATGTCCGTTCACATTGTCGTTGTCGAAAGTCTTAAAGACTGGCAGCCGGATTTTCCGTGCGTGCCGGTTGTTGCTGCCAGCGACTATCTATCAAAGGCCGAATACCTCAAGACCAAGGATGTGCGGGTTATCAATCTCTGCCGCAGCTATCGCTATTTGAGTACCGGGTATTTTTGCTCGCTCCTGGCTGAACCGCGCAGCCATCGCGTGATCCCAACCGTGAGAACCCTCACCAGCCTCAGCAGCAAGGCGATTTACAGCCTCAATGTCGAGGACCTCAACGGAACGATTCAAAAACGGTTCAAAAAGCGCGAAAGCAGAATCGACCAGACGTTCGAACTACCGATTTTCTTCGGTCGGTGCGAAGACCCCGATTTGCAGGACCTGTCCCGGCAAATCTTCGATCTGTTTCAATGCCCGCTGTTAAGAGTGGAGTTTCGTTACCAGGGCAAGTGGCATGTCGACACGGTCAAGCCAATGCATCTTGCCAGCGCCATGAGCGAGCCCAATCGCCGGTTGTTCATCGAAGCACTGAACAGTTATTTGGTCAAACCGTGGCGGACGCCCCGAGCCAGGAGCAGGTCGCGTTACGATTTGGCCATCTTGCGCAATTCTGCCGAAACCATGCCGCCCTCCAACGCCGGCGCATTGCAAAAGTTCATCAAGGCCGGAAAAAAGCTGGGTGTTGATGTCGAACTCATCGAGAAAAAGGACTATGGACGCCTGGCGGAGTATGACGCCCTCTTCATCCGCGAAACGACCAACATTGATCACTATACCTATCGGTTCGCAAGGAAGGCACAAATCGAGGGTATTGTCGTCATAGACGATCCAGATTCCATTCTAAAGTGCGCCAACAAGGTATATCTTGCTGAATTAATGGATGCGCACCGGATTTCAACTCCCAAAAGCAGAATTCTTCAAAAGGGTCACGCGGAATCCATGAATGGCGATATCGGCTTTCCCGTCGTCCTGAAAATTCCCGACGGCTCGTTTTCCCGAGGTGTATTCAAAGCCGATAACGAAGCAGAATTCAGAAATCTCACAGGAAAACTGTTCAAGGAATCGGATCTGATCCTCGCCCAAGAATTCCTTTACACGCCATTTGACTGGCGTATCGGCATTCTCAATGGACAGGCTTTGTTCGCCTGCCAATACTTCATGTCCCGTGCTCATTGGCAGGTCGTCCGGCACCGATCCTCCGGAAAAGCCGTCGAGGGAAATTTCAGGACTCTACCTCTCGAAGAGACCCCGAAATCCGTAGTTGATACCGCACTCGCAATTGCCAAGCTAATCGGCGACGGTCTCTACGGAGTTGACCTGAAGCAAACCGAGGACGGCGTATACGTGATCGAG
- a CDS encoding GNAT family N-acetyltransferase/peptidase C39 family protein has product MDDLDALVRIEDRCFDTDRISRRNFRYLLTKANAATLVDEQFGVIRGYSMVLFHSGTSLARLYSYAVDPPYRGQGVGRALVKASEDLALDRECVTLRLEVRRDNRASIKLFEGQGYRYLESVPDYYQDHASALRFEKNLAPHLNPELARVPYYQQTLDFTCGPASLMMAMKGLQSDIELNRKLELRLWRESTTVFMTSGHGGCGPYGLALAAFHRGFDVEVYVNDEGALFITSVRDPEKREVMQIVQEDFLDELKALPVKIVYSALNCHELQEKMEQGGIPVVLISSYRLYQEKFPHWIVVTGFDEHYFYVHDPYVDYPSGKTATDCINMPILKKDFQRMARYGKTGQKSVLILRKSKSRRRH; this is encoded by the coding sequence TTGGACGATCTGGACGCCCTTGTTCGGATCGAAGACCGATGTTTCGATACCGACCGCATTTCGCGGCGCAATTTCAGATATCTCCTCACCAAGGCGAATGCGGCGACCCTCGTGGATGAACAGTTCGGCGTCATTCGCGGCTACTCCATGGTGCTGTTTCATTCCGGCACTTCACTGGCAAGACTGTATTCCTATGCCGTCGACCCGCCCTACCGCGGCCAGGGCGTCGGCCGCGCCCTGGTTAAGGCATCCGAAGACTTAGCCCTGGATCGGGAGTGCGTGACTCTTCGGCTTGAAGTCCGGCGCGACAATCGCGCCTCGATCAAGCTTTTCGAGGGACAGGGATACCGCTATTTGGAAAGCGTGCCCGATTACTACCAGGACCACGCCTCCGCATTGCGGTTCGAGAAAAATCTGGCCCCCCATCTGAACCCCGAGTTGGCGCGGGTGCCCTATTATCAGCAAACGCTCGATTTCACCTGCGGTCCAGCCTCCCTGATGATGGCCATGAAGGGGCTTCAATCCGACATCGAACTGAACCGAAAACTCGAGCTGCGGCTGTGGCGGGAATCGACCACGGTTTTCATGACTTCGGGACACGGCGGATGCGGACCTTATGGACTGGCACTTGCGGCGTTTCATCGCGGCTTCGACGTCGAAGTGTACGTCAACGACGAAGGAGCACTCTTCATTACTTCGGTTCGGGATCCGGAAAAGCGCGAGGTCATGCAAATCGTACAGGAAGATTTCTTGGATGAATTGAAAGCGCTGCCGGTCAAAATCGTATATTCCGCACTGAACTGTCATGAACTTCAGGAAAAGATGGAGCAAGGCGGCATACCGGTGGTACTAATAAGTTCCTACCGGCTTTATCAAGAAAAATTCCCCCATTGGATCGTGGTGACAGGCTTCGATGAACATTATTTCTACGTACACGATCCTTATGTCGATTACCCGTCAGGAAAAACGGCTACCGACTGCATCAACATGCCTATACTGAAAAAAGATTTTCAACGCATGGCCCGCTATGGAAAGACCGGGCAAAAATCCGTTTTGATTCTTCGCAAGTCCAAGTCCCGCCGGCGCCACTGA
- the metK gene encoding methionine adenosyltransferase: protein MKKSFLFTSESVTEGHPDRLCDTISDAIVDRFLQQDPYSHIVTECALSKGIAFIAARFASKATVDIPDLARLVIGGIGYRKEDFDAAECTVVTSLMAQPLDQRYEWDERELNDKEIDRITVRNQITQFGFACNHTTELMPFPITMANRLARQLTVARESKTVSYLSPDCTTQVGVEFENGKPGRIHSITLIAGPQGGGQVDAAQLRTDLLNHVVNPAFAGETVRPDDQTDVFINPRGIFPKTGPAAHSGMTGRKSASDTYGGYARHSGSALSGKDPCRIDRVGAYAARYAAKNVVAAGLAEECEVQLSYTIGLARPVSIQVITFGTGTVDEDTLKNRLEDCIDFRLGAIIRKFGLRYLPALYKGEFYRLLPAHGHLGTSFTDLPWETVDIANRLC, encoded by the coding sequence ATGAAAAAGAGCTTTTTGTTTACGTCGGAATCGGTGACGGAAGGACACCCGGATCGGCTGTGCGACACGATCAGCGACGCTATCGTCGACCGGTTTCTCCAACAGGATCCGTACTCTCATATCGTAACCGAATGCGCCTTGTCGAAAGGCATCGCTTTCATCGCCGCCCGCTTCGCATCGAAAGCGACCGTGGACATTCCTGACCTGGCACGACTGGTCATCGGCGGAATCGGCTATCGCAAGGAGGATTTCGATGCCGCCGAATGCACCGTGGTTACCAGCCTCATGGCACAGCCCCTCGATCAGCGGTACGAATGGGACGAGCGGGAATTGAACGACAAGGAAATCGACCGGATCACCGTTCGCAATCAGATTACTCAGTTCGGCTTTGCTTGCAATCACACGACCGAACTGATGCCGTTTCCCATAACCATGGCCAACCGCCTGGCCCGGCAGCTGACCGTGGCGCGCGAGAGCAAGACCGTTTCCTACTTATCGCCCGACTGCACCACTCAGGTGGGTGTAGAATTCGAAAACGGAAAACCGGGCCGAATCCATAGCATTACCCTCATCGCCGGCCCTCAAGGCGGCGGTCAGGTCGATGCAGCCCAGCTCCGCACCGATCTCCTCAACCACGTGGTCAACCCCGCTTTTGCCGGCGAAACAGTTCGGCCGGACGATCAAACGGATGTCTTCATTAATCCTCGGGGCATTTTTCCGAAGACCGGCCCCGCTGCACACTCGGGGATGACCGGGCGAAAGTCGGCGAGCGACACGTATGGCGGTTACGCGCGGCATTCAGGATCGGCCTTGTCCGGAAAAGATCCCTGCCGGATTGACCGGGTCGGTGCCTACGCCGCTCGCTATGCCGCCAAAAACGTGGTAGCGGCCGGCCTTGCGGAGGAATGCGAGGTCCAGCTGAGCTACACGATAGGCCTGGCCCGGCCGGTGAGCATTCAGGTGATAACTTTCGGTACGGGTACTGTCGACGAGGATACGCTCAAGAACAGACTCGAAGACTGTATCGATTTCCGCCTGGGCGCAATCATCCGAAAATTCGGCTTGCGGTATTTGCCGGCGCTATACAAAGGGGAATTTTATCGATTGCTGCCCGCGCATGGACACCTGGGCACCTCGTTCACCGATCTTCCTTGGGAAACCGTCGATATCGCGAATCGCCTGTGCTGA